In the Campylobacter showae genome, one interval contains:
- a CDS encoding pseudouridine synthase family protein, whose amino-acid sequence MPYIHKFIAHAQGQKAYEILLQNGYKMREAQRLIDKGRLFCDGVVVSEKNTLLSGEICLIEYETNPRGLKPIFECEKFAVFDKPSGVLSHPNGRHCEYSLNDEIWALYGREASVAHRLDCETSGLIVVGKDKNAVVNLKKLFENRQVYKSYVALAHGKISENLRIEANMDLANDYDDVKMRMRICEDGKSAVTEISPIEYFADIDATLVRAVPLTGRQHQIRLHLFHVEHKILGEPLYGLSRPQIEKILDKEMSESERILITGAPRLLLHSDEICFKFDGVEYKIKSKFDARNEFYNLVKSK is encoded by the coding sequence TTGCCTTATATTCATAAATTTATCGCGCATGCCCAAGGGCAAAAAGCATATGAAATTTTACTGCAAAACGGCTATAAAATGCGTGAAGCCCAGCGCCTAATCGACAAAGGTAGGCTTTTCTGCGACGGCGTAGTCGTCAGCGAGAAAAATACCTTGCTAAGCGGCGAAATTTGCCTGATAGAGTACGAGACGAATCCGCGCGGGCTAAAGCCAATTTTTGAGTGTGAGAAATTTGCGGTTTTTGATAAACCTAGCGGCGTGCTCAGTCACCCAAACGGCAGGCACTGCGAGTACTCGTTAAATGACGAAATTTGGGCGCTATATGGCCGTGAGGCCTCGGTCGCACATCGTCTAGACTGCGAAACGAGCGGACTCATCGTCGTGGGCAAAGATAAAAATGCGGTCGTAAATTTGAAAAAACTTTTTGAAAATCGGCAGGTTTATAAGAGCTACGTCGCGCTCGCACACGGAAAGATAAGCGAAAATTTGCGTATCGAGGCAAATATGGATCTAGCAAACGACTACGACGACGTAAAAATGCGAATGCGAATTTGCGAGGACGGTAAAAGCGCTGTGACGGAGATTTCGCCGATAGAGTATTTTGCTGATATTGATGCGACTCTGGTGCGAGCCGTACCTCTCACGGGCAGACAACATCAAATTCGTTTGCATTTGTTCCACGTGGAACATAAGATTTTAGGCGAACCGCTCTATGGTCTCTCGCGACCACAAATCGAAAAAATTTTAGATAAAGAGATGAGCGAAAGCGAGCGAATTTTGATAACAGGCGCGCCGAGGTTACTGCTGCATTCGGATGAAATTTGCTTTAAATTTGACGGCGTAGAGTACAAAATAAAATCCAAATTTGACGCTAGAAACGAGTTTTATAACCTCGTAAAGTCAAAGTAA
- the purB gene encoding adenylosuccinate lyase — protein MVERYSREQMAQKWDMQAKYGAWLEVEKAAVKAWNKLGFISDADCEKICKNAKFDVARIDEIEKTTKHDVIAFLTSVSESLGDESRFVHYGMTSSDCIDTAVALQIKSSMELIIEDVKGLMSAIKTRAQEHKNTMMVGRSHGIHGEPITFGLVLAVWYDEVARALKLLQDAKEVAAYGKLSGAMGNFAHAPLEFEELTCEQLGLKPAPASNQVIQRDRYAHVISAIAVLAATCEKIAVAVRHFQRTEVYEAEEYFSPGQKGSSAMPHKRNPVLSENITGLCRMLRSYVTPALENVALWHERDISHSSVERFILPDAFITADFMLARITNLIANLVVYPENMMKNLNLTGGLVFSQRVLLQLPQRGISREDAYKIVQRNAMKVWADLQEGKKAINENGESLFLQNLLADEELRASLGEAEIKECFDYAYYARHVDGIFKRVFGKQDEI, from the coding sequence ATGGTAGAGAGATATTCGCGCGAACAAATGGCGCAAAAATGGGATATGCAGGCAAAATACGGCGCGTGGCTAGAGGTCGAAAAGGCTGCGGTCAAAGCGTGGAATAAGCTGGGTTTTATCAGCGATGCGGACTGCGAGAAAATTTGCAAAAACGCAAAATTTGACGTAGCGCGCATCGACGAGATCGAAAAGACGACCAAGCACGACGTGATCGCATTTCTAACGAGCGTGAGCGAGAGTCTGGGCGATGAGAGCCGCTTCGTGCACTACGGCATGACTAGCTCAGATTGCATCGATACCGCCGTCGCGCTTCAGATCAAAAGCAGCATGGAACTCATTATCGAGGACGTAAAAGGCCTCATGAGCGCGATCAAAACCAGAGCGCAGGAGCATAAAAACACGATGATGGTCGGCCGCAGCCACGGCATTCACGGCGAGCCGATCACCTTCGGACTCGTACTTGCGGTCTGGTATGACGAGGTGGCGCGCGCACTAAAGCTGCTGCAAGACGCCAAAGAGGTCGCCGCCTACGGCAAACTAAGCGGCGCGATGGGAAATTTCGCTCACGCACCGCTTGAATTTGAGGAGCTAACCTGCGAGCAGCTAGGCCTAAAGCCAGCCCCCGCGTCAAATCAGGTCATCCAGCGCGATCGCTACGCCCACGTCATCAGCGCGATCGCCGTCCTAGCCGCTACTTGCGAAAAGATCGCCGTCGCCGTGCGACACTTCCAAAGGACGGAAGTTTACGAGGCCGAGGAATACTTTAGCCCCGGTCAAAAGGGCTCTAGCGCGATGCCGCACAAGCGCAATCCCGTGCTTAGCGAAAACATCACCGGCCTTTGCAGAATGCTGCGCTCATACGTGACGCCTGCACTCGAAAACGTCGCGCTCTGGCACGAACGCGATATCAGCCACAGTTCGGTCGAGCGATTTATCCTACCGGACGCCTTCATTACGGCTGATTTTATGCTCGCGCGCATTACGAATTTGATCGCAAATTTGGTAGTTTATCCGGAAAATATGATGAAAAATCTAAATTTGACCGGCGGGCTCGTCTTTTCTCAGCGCGTGCTTTTACAGCTTCCTCAGCGCGGGATCTCTCGCGAGGACGCGTATAAGATCGTACAGCGCAACGCGATGAAGGTCTGGGCGGATTTACAAGAGGGCAAAAAAGCGATAAACGAAAACGGCGAGAGCCTATTTTTGCAAAATTTGCTCGCCGACGAGGAGCTACGCGCAAGCCTAGGCGAGGCCGAGATAAAAGAGTGCTTTGATTATGCTTATTACGCTAGGCACGTGGACGGGATTTTTAAAAGAGTATTCGGAAAGCAGGATGAAATTTAA
- a CDS encoding ribonucleoside-diphosphate reductase subunit alpha, with protein sequence MKVLKRNGRTEELDVSKIKKYTSEAVAGLANVSLSELEVDAKIQFRDMITTEEIQQTLIKTAVEKIDIDRPNWTFVAARLFLYDLYHKVTGFSGYNHLRDYLQKGEKAGRVIPGLKEKYDLDDLNDYIRTERDLQFAYLGIKTLYDRYLIKDRSGAPIELPQQMFMAIAMFLAQNELDCQGWAKKFYDLISKFEVMLATPTLSNARTTRHQLSSCYVGSTPDNIEGIFDSYKEMALLSKFGGGIGWDWCKVRAMGGSIDGHKNAAGGIIPFLKVTNDIAVAVDQLGTRKGAIAVYVEPWHMDVSDFLDLRKNSGEERRRAHELFPALWINDLFMKRVKENARWSLFDPAEVADLCDLYGDEFEARYLAYENDEKIQKNVVMAKELWKKILTSYFESGMPFLCFKDNANKANPNDHDGIIRSSNLCTEIFQNTQPNYYKIKITFDNGSERLFDEEEDVTVDSGITKKAKKLSALDSIGGEQIFIVEKESVEGKTAVCNLASINLSKINKKEDIERVVPIAVRMLDNVIDLNFYPHKKVKHTNLASRSIGLGVMGEAQMLAERGVKWGSYEHLALIDSVMENISYNAIYASSNLAVEKGVYPLFEGSKWSRGVMPIDTANANAKALLNDRGGLFDENACDWSKLREKVKKDGMRNGYLMAIAPTSSISILVGTTQTIEPVYKRKWFEHNLSGMIPNVVPNLSPETWQFYTPAYELDQRVLVRAGAIRQKWIDQGQSLNIFMSLDKASGGYLSEIYTLAWELGLKSTYYLRSESPDSEKLNNVADRSIECEGCQ encoded by the coding sequence ATGAAAGTACTAAAACGAAACGGACGCACGGAAGAGCTTGACGTAAGCAAGATCAAAAAATACACGAGCGAGGCGGTCGCTGGGCTAGCAAACGTGAGCCTAAGCGAGCTTGAGGTGGACGCGAAAATTCAATTTCGCGATATGATAACGACCGAGGAGATCCAGCAAACCCTCATCAAAACGGCCGTCGAAAAGATCGACATCGACCGACCGAACTGGACCTTCGTCGCGGCGAGGCTGTTTTTATACGACCTTTATCACAAGGTCACGGGCTTTAGCGGCTACAACCACCTACGCGACTATCTGCAAAAGGGCGAAAAAGCGGGTCGCGTCATCCCGGGGCTAAAAGAAAAATACGACCTGGACGACCTAAACGACTACATCAGGACCGAGCGCGACTTGCAGTTTGCATATCTAGGCATCAAGACGCTATACGACCGCTACCTGATCAAAGACCGCAGCGGAGCGCCGATAGAGCTACCGCAGCAGATGTTTATGGCGATCGCGATGTTCCTAGCGCAAAACGAGCTAGACTGCCAAGGCTGGGCGAAGAAATTTTACGACCTCATATCTAAATTTGAAGTCATGCTCGCCACTCCGACACTCTCAAACGCCCGCACGACGCGCCATCAGCTAAGCTCTTGCTACGTGGGAAGTACGCCCGATAATATCGAGGGGATTTTCGATAGCTACAAAGAGATGGCTCTTCTTAGCAAATTTGGCGGCGGTATCGGCTGGGACTGGTGCAAGGTGCGCGCTATGGGAGGCAGCATCGACGGACATAAAAACGCGGCCGGCGGTATAATTCCGTTTCTAAAAGTCACGAACGACATCGCCGTCGCCGTCGATCAGTTAGGCACGAGAAAGGGCGCGATAGCCGTCTATGTCGAGCCGTGGCACATGGACGTTAGTGACTTCCTGGATCTGCGCAAAAACTCGGGCGAAGAGCGCCGCAGAGCGCATGAGCTGTTCCCTGCGCTTTGGATAAACGACCTTTTCATGAAACGCGTCAAAGAAAATGCGCGCTGGAGCTTATTTGACCCAGCAGAGGTCGCCGATCTGTGCGATCTATACGGCGATGAGTTCGAGGCTCGCTACCTAGCATACGAAAACGACGAAAAGATCCAAAAAAACGTCGTCATGGCAAAGGAACTGTGGAAGAAAATTTTAACTAGCTATTTTGAATCGGGCATGCCGTTTTTGTGCTTTAAAGATAACGCAAACAAAGCCAATCCGAACGACCACGACGGCATCATCAGAAGCTCAAATTTATGCACCGAAATTTTCCAAAATACGCAACCAAACTACTACAAGATCAAGATCACGTTTGATAACGGCTCCGAGCGGCTATTTGACGAGGAAGAAGACGTCACCGTTGATAGCGGCATAACCAAAAAAGCCAAAAAACTAAGCGCGCTAGATAGTATCGGCGGCGAGCAAATTTTTATCGTCGAAAAAGAAAGCGTCGAGGGCAAAACCGCCGTGTGCAACCTCGCGAGCATAAATTTAAGCAAAATCAACAAAAAAGAGGACATCGAGCGCGTCGTGCCGATCGCCGTACGCATGCTAGATAACGTCATCGATCTAAATTTCTACCCGCACAAAAAGGTAAAACACACCAACCTAGCCTCCCGCTCGATCGGCCTTGGCGTCATGGGCGAGGCGCAGATGCTAGCCGAACGCGGCGTGAAATGGGGCAGCTACGAGCACCTTGCGCTGATCGATAGCGTGATGGAAAATATCAGCTATAACGCCATCTACGCCAGCTCAAATTTGGCGGTAGAAAAGGGCGTGTATCCGCTTTTTGAAGGCTCAAAGTGGAGCAGGGGAGTGATGCCTATCGACACGGCAAACGCAAACGCCAAAGCGCTTCTAAACGACAGAGGCGGGCTATTTGACGAGAACGCCTGCGACTGGAGTAAACTGCGTGAAAAGGTCAAAAAAGACGGTATGCGAAACGGCTATCTGATGGCGATCGCGCCGACGTCGAGCATCAGCATACTCGTGGGCACCACGCAGACGATCGAGCCCGTGTATAAGCGCAAGTGGTTCGAGCACAACCTAAGCGGCATGATACCAAACGTAGTGCCAAATCTCAGCCCTGAGACGTGGCAGTTCTACACGCCTGCCTACGAGCTAGATCAGCGCGTGCTCGTGCGTGCCGGCGCCATCCGCCAAAAGTGGATCGACCAAGGCCAGAGTCTAAATATTTTCATGAGCCTAGACAAAGCCAGCGGCGGATATCTGAGCGAAATTTACACGCTCGCGTGGGAGCTGGGACTAAAATCGACCTACTATCTACGCTCCGAAAGCCCTGATAGCGAAAAACTAAACAACGTAGCCGATCGCTCGATCGAGTGCGAGGGTTGTCAGTAA
- the tpx gene encoding thiol peroxidase — protein MTKVKFHGADIALKGEEVFVGSYAPEVALVGQDLGEFKVGGNNGIEILVAVPSLDTGVCATETRKFNEKMAAKAAIKLSVISMDLPFAMGRFCSTEGIKNLKVGSDFRAKEFGEKYGVIIGEGPLAGLLARAVFVIKDGVIIHKQIVPEITDEPNYDAVFDAIKSSGGCGCGCM, from the coding sequence ATGACGAAAGTCAAATTTCACGGCGCGGATATCGCGCTAAAAGGCGAAGAGGTATTCGTGGGCTCATATGCGCCCGAAGTAGCACTTGTCGGACAAGATCTAGGCGAGTTTAAGGTCGGCGGCAACAACGGCATCGAGATATTAGTCGCCGTTCCGTCGCTAGATACGGGCGTTTGCGCGACGGAAACGCGTAAATTTAACGAAAAAATGGCAGCCAAAGCGGCGATCAAGCTAAGCGTGATCTCGATGGATCTGCCGTTTGCGATGGGTAGATTTTGCTCCACGGAGGGTATCAAAAATTTAAAAGTCGGCAGCGATTTTAGAGCTAAAGAGTTCGGCGAAAAATACGGCGTAATCATCGGCGAAGGGCCGCTTGCTGGGCTTTTAGCCAGAGCCGTTTTCGTCATCAAAGACGGCGTTATCATCCACAAACAAATCGTCCCTGAGATCACGGACGAGCCAAACTACGACGCGGTGTTTGACGCGATAAAATCAAGCGGAGGTTGCGGCTGCGGGTGCATGTAA
- the nrdD gene encoding anaerobic ribonucleoside-triphosphate reductase encodes MSDKEILASLEAKRTKCVVYTRVMGYHRPVESFNLGKKGEHKERVKFCEPKSR; translated from the coding sequence ATGAGCGACAAAGAAATCCTAGCTTCGCTTGAGGCAAAGCGCACGAAATGCGTCGTTTACACCCGCGTGATGGGCTACCACCGCCCTGTAGAGAGCTTTAACCTCGGCAAAAAAGGCGAGCACAAAGAGCGCGTAAAATTTTGCGAGCCAAAATCCCGCTAA
- a CDS encoding anaerobic ribonucleoside-triphosphate reductase activating protein, translating to MKDADFPLYSLTPFTTLDYPDKTACIAWFAGCNMRCAYCYNVPIVTGAGQISCAEFIKFLDKRKGKLSGVVFSGGECTLSPAFLPLAREVKSRDFSLKVDTNGSNLTIIQQAISLNLIDYIALDFKATKEKFLKVAGSNLYINFLQTLEFLLQTGFKFEVRTTVHADLLDEADISAMSEILYEHGYRGVYYLQNFLDTGENFGNLTQAKAKFDLNSIRSNLEIGLRNF from the coding sequence GTGAAAGACGCTGATTTTCCGCTTTACTCGCTCACCCCATTTACGACCCTCGACTACCCAGACAAAACAGCCTGTATAGCGTGGTTTGCGGGCTGCAACATGCGCTGCGCCTACTGTTACAATGTCCCTATCGTCACGGGCGCCGGACAGATCAGCTGCGCCGAGTTTATCAAATTTTTAGACAAGCGCAAAGGCAAGCTTAGCGGCGTGGTTTTTAGCGGCGGCGAATGCACGCTTAGCCCAGCGTTTTTACCGCTAGCTCGCGAAGTAAAGTCGCGCGACTTTTCGCTCAAGGTCGATACCAACGGCTCAAATTTGACCATTATTCAGCAGGCTATCTCGCTAAATTTGATCGACTACATCGCGCTTGATTTTAAAGCGACGAAAGAGAAATTTCTCAAGGTCGCAGGCTCGAATTTGTATATAAATTTCTTGCAAACGCTTGAGTTTTTGTTGCAAACCGGCTTTAAATTTGAGGTTAGAACGACGGTGCATGCAGACTTGCTAGACGAGGCCGATATCTCTGCTATGAGCGAGATTTTGTACGAGCACGGATACAGAGGTGTTTATTATCTACAAAATTTCCTCGACACTGGCGAAAATTTCGGAAATTTGACGCAGGCGAAGGCTAAATTTGATCTAAATTCGATCCGTTCAAATTTAGAAATAGGACTTAGAAATTTTTAG
- a CDS encoding DUF5625 family protein has protein sequence MKVKFCLFLLLFCGVFYTAFYYGFDFFAEDVLDDGIYKEVDMSEAGSATDINFTVKKAGIYEISFIYAQDPQKQKEEEKLSEEVFPGYGSDEFTKWFCRKTTAAKLAGYYGYTTQGVPEPMGTSEEEKAACTGEKILLKVMLKSLQNRKINYVKGGEVNDLKQNLSALTETFDLSKYGATSWYSAPNGGFAHDKVLLRAELEKGEYSVKVQAVSDAPELKKIVTFIKISKYHNWK, from the coding sequence TTGAAGGTCAAATTTTGCCTATTTTTGCTGCTTTTTTGCGGTGTTTTTTATACGGCTTTTTATTATGGATTTGATTTTTTTGCCGAAGATGTGCTTGATGACGGCATTTATAAAGAGGTCGATATGTCGGAGGCCGGCAGCGCGACCGATATAAATTTTACCGTCAAAAAGGCCGGTATCTACGAGATAAGTTTCATCTACGCGCAAGATCCGCAAAAGCAAAAAGAGGAAGAAAAGCTCAGCGAGGAGGTCTTCCCGGGATACGGCAGCGACGAGTTTACGAAGTGGTTTTGCCGGAAAACTACAGCTGCTAAGCTAGCCGGCTACTACGGTTATACGACGCAAGGCGTCCCTGAACCCATGGGCACGAGCGAAGAGGAAAAAGCGGCCTGCACGGGCGAAAAAATATTACTAAAAGTTATGCTCAAATCTCTACAAAACCGCAAAATAAACTACGTAAAAGGCGGCGAGGTGAACGATCTAAAACAAAATTTAAGCGCCCTAACCGAGACCTTTGATCTGTCAAAATACGGCGCGACTTCATGGTACAGCGCTCCAAACGGAGGCTTTGCTCACGATAAAGTTTTGCTCCGAGCAGAGCTCGAAAAAGGCGAATACAGCGTAAAAGTGCAGGCTGTAAGCGACGCGCCTGAGCTAAAAAAGATCGTGACGTTTATTAAAATTAGCAAATATCACAACTGGAAGTGA
- a CDS encoding HD domain-containing protein has product MISAQLIEHIFKAASISRWNDYPKMTNLVELDKQAHKFIIAYFIAKLEHNADMNYIIEAGIFEFLARVVVTDIRPDVFHQMQKTKNEQINAWVLTILEGLVKDVEGGKFLDRMRRYLTHKDKAHAKERLILKAASYLATRWEFSIVYQTSKFLSDIDELKARVEEELEDYYELIGVRKIVMNQKLAKLVDLAGRLRFQKRWAQTPRIPETAVLGHMLVVAILSYFYSLEVKACKSRLENNFFCALFHDLPESLTRDIISPVKYGIEGLNEIISEYEMHLIDEKILPFVPENFRDEFSYILGIRMEGGKFIKNEFENRICEKKPLHHEGTMENVNEDKFNAIDGKALKFCDKLAAFFEAGISISYGVKSNELTEGFNNMDKFFQKNQSLDGVNFLKVCDDFKEHFSLLQV; this is encoded by the coding sequence ATGATAAGCGCGCAGCTGATCGAGCACATCTTTAAAGCCGCGTCCATCTCGCGCTGGAACGACTATCCGAAGATGACGAATTTAGTCGAGCTTGATAAGCAAGCGCATAAATTTATCATCGCGTATTTTATCGCAAAACTCGAGCATAATGCCGATATGAACTACATCATCGAGGCTGGTATTTTCGAGTTTCTCGCGCGAGTAGTCGTCACGGATATACGCCCGGACGTGTTTCATCAGATGCAAAAAACCAAAAACGAGCAGATAAATGCCTGGGTATTAACGATCCTAGAAGGGCTCGTAAAAGACGTCGAGGGCGGTAAGTTTTTAGATCGTATGCGCCGATATCTCACGCACAAGGACAAGGCTCACGCCAAAGAGCGCCTGATCCTAAAGGCCGCTAGCTATCTCGCGACGCGCTGGGAGTTTTCTATCGTTTATCAAACGAGCAAATTTTTAAGCGACATAGACGAGCTAAAAGCGCGCGTAGAGGAGGAACTGGAGGATTACTATGAGCTAATAGGCGTGCGTAAAATCGTCATGAATCAAAAGCTAGCCAAGCTAGTCGATCTAGCCGGCAGACTTCGCTTTCAAAAGCGCTGGGCGCAGACGCCTCGCATCCCTGAAACGGCAGTGCTTGGTCACATGCTAGTCGTGGCCATTTTGAGTTATTTTTACTCTCTTGAGGTTAAGGCCTGCAAATCAAGGCTAGAAAATAACTTCTTTTGCGCGCTCTTTCACGATCTGCCAGAGTCGCTAACGCGCGATATCATTAGCCCCGTAAAATACGGTATCGAAGGGCTAAACGAGATAATCAGCGAATACGAAATGCACCTGATAGACGAGAAAATTTTGCCTTTCGTACCTGAAAATTTTAGAGACGAGTTTAGCTATATCCTGGGCATCCGTATGGAAGGCGGCAAATTTATCAAAAATGAGTTTGAAAACAGGATCTGCGAGAAAAAGCCTCTACATCACGAGGGTACGATGGAGAACGTAAACGAGGATAAATTTAACGCCATCGACGGTAAAGCGCTTAAATTTTGCGATAAACTCGCGGCGTTTTTCGAGGCGGGGATATCGATCAGCTACGGCGTAAAGTCAAACGAACTAACCGAAGGCTTTAATAATATGGATAAATTTTTTCAGAAAAATCAGAGCTTGGACGGAGTGAATTTTTTAAAAGTTTGCGATGATTTTAAGGAGCATTTTTCGCTTTTGCAGGTTTAA
- the queF gene encoding preQ(1) synthase: MQENEVVEPKYGEKIINEFDVEKDLEIWENKHERDYKIKITLPEFCCLCPRSGYPDFATIYLEYVPAKFVVELKAIKLYVNSFMTRNISHEDSINEIYEVLERKLAPKWMKITGDFNPRGNVHTVIEICSDEIIKKTQEQSFESSKFEKFTRDSDRSFDRGGYGGRESKFSKDGSRGKSFGADRRDTKTGDRKPRASKDKFDDKPRRTGSKEGFKKPEFAGEKRARVVKKSSEDK, translated from the coding sequence ATGCAAGAAAATGAGGTCGTAGAGCCAAAATACGGCGAGAAAATAATAAACGAATTTGACGTAGAAAAAGACCTGGAAATCTGGGAAAACAAGCACGAGCGCGACTATAAGATCAAGATCACGCTGCCGGAGTTTTGTTGCTTATGCCCGCGCTCTGGGTATCCAGACTTTGCGACGATATATCTTGAGTACGTGCCTGCTAAATTCGTCGTCGAGCTAAAGGCGATCAAACTCTACGTCAATAGCTTCATGACGCGAAACATCAGCCATGAAGATAGCATAAATGAAATTTACGAAGTTTTAGAGCGAAAACTGGCGCCAAAATGGATGAAGATCACAGGCGACTTTAACCCGCGAGGCAACGTCCATACGGTGATCGAAATTTGCTCGGACGAGATAATCAAAAAAACGCAAGAACAAAGCTTTGAATCGTCTAAATTTGAGAAATTTACGCGAGATAGCGATCGAAGTTTCGATAGAGGCGGTTACGGCGGACGCGAGTCTAAATTTAGCAAAGACGGCTCTCGCGGTAAGAGTTTCGGAGCCGATAGAAGAGATACAAAAACCGGCGATAGAAAACCTCGTGCGAGTAAAGATAAATTTGACGATAAACCGCGAAGAACGGGCAGTAAAGAAGGCTTTAAAAAGCCTGAATTTGCCGGCGAAAAGCGCGCTCGCGTCGTGAAAAAATCATCGGAAGATAAATGA
- a CDS encoding EAL domain-containing protein — protein MLKSELKERSNRFKTALEVSSIFILTIIILVYIFVKKDDIDFGTDDIILIAILVLCQVYFTAYKIYQSFKTSVLDQVTKAYNRDEILRLLSKQAFKFKGKSGGNMLILKIENLNDLNERYSFVSTDILLKRLVERLEKFLNEKVSKNTLIGRYSNEYFLIFCESKSTELIHLLNVFEKSILSDGIYNIELKIKFDAIDINHSASLKNSVSYLIQKLNESDNEDKVDITDDLEKDVCNCIDMQRFIFQTQLVKSLRFGQNLKNIIVKVYTDKQGLVSKAKVQNIANKNGYEVLFDINVIKKLSELKFKDEDPIVIEISSVSIRNLKFTNFIKEFVQLGKIDPNRVIFEFSEKLVYDEINRFREILTEYKNLGFRFALNKFGGNNAGFEYFKYLPIDFVIYDIEFNKNIKNDKFKTLFENLNLTAKRVGVKSIVRFVEDDEFYNIAERYQTDFAQGFFIEKPKEI, from the coding sequence ATGCTAAAATCAGAACTAAAAGAACGATCAAATAGGTTTAAAACCGCGCTCGAGGTGTCCTCGATTTTTATCTTAACCATTATCATTTTGGTGTATATTTTCGTTAAAAAAGACGATATAGATTTTGGTACCGACGATATTATTTTGATTGCGATTTTGGTTTTGTGTCAGGTTTATTTTACGGCTTATAAAATTTACCAAAGCTTTAAAACAAGCGTGCTTGATCAAGTTACGAAAGCCTATAATAGAGATGAAATTTTAAGACTTCTATCAAAGCAAGCTTTCAAATTTAAAGGCAAAAGCGGCGGCAATATGCTAATACTAAAGATCGAGAATTTAAACGATCTAAACGAGCGTTATAGCTTTGTTAGCACCGATATTTTGCTAAAACGACTAGTCGAGCGGCTGGAGAAATTTCTAAACGAAAAAGTGTCTAAAAACACTCTCATCGGTAGATATTCAAATGAGTATTTTCTAATATTTTGCGAGAGTAAAAGTACCGAGCTCATCCACCTTTTAAACGTTTTTGAAAAGAGCATTTTAAGCGACGGAATCTATAATATCGAGCTAAAGATCAAATTTGACGCTATCGACATAAATCACTCCGCAAGCCTCAAAAACTCGGTCTCATATCTCATCCAAAAGCTAAACGAGAGCGATAACGAGGATAAAGTAGATATTACCGACGATCTTGAAAAAGACGTCTGTAACTGCATCGATATGCAAAGATTTATCTTCCAAACTCAGCTCGTAAAAAGCCTTCGCTTCGGGCAAAATTTAAAAAATATCATCGTAAAAGTCTATACCGATAAACAAGGGCTCGTCTCAAAAGCAAAGGTGCAAAATATCGCGAATAAAAACGGCTATGAGGTGCTTTTTGACATAAACGTTATCAAAAAGCTATCCGAGCTTAAATTTAAAGACGAAGATCCGATCGTGATTGAAATTTCGTCGGTTTCGATTAGAAATTTAAAATTTACGAATTTTATAAAAGAGTTCGTGCAGCTAGGTAAAATCGATCCAAATCGCGTTATTTTCGAGTTTAGCGAGAAGCTAGTTTATGATGAGATAAATAGATTTAGAGAAATTTTGACGGAGTATAAAAACCTTGGTTTTCGCTTTGCGCTTAATAAATTCGGCGGTAACAACGCGGGCTTTGAATATTTTAAATATTTGCCGATAGATTTTGTTATTTACGACATCGAATTTAACAAAAATATCAAAAACGACAAATTTAAAACGCTGTTTGAAAATCTAAATTTGACCGCAAAAAGAGTAGGCGTAAAATCTATCGTGAGATTTGTGGAGGACGACGAGTTTTACAACATCGCGGAGCGTTATCAGACCGACTTCGCGCAGGGCTTTTTCATAGAGAAGCCAAAAGAAATTTAA